The genome window GCATTTTTGAAGAAAGTGCTAATTTAAAAAAAGAGTTTGTTTATGAATATGCAGAAGATATTGTTAATTTAGGAATATTGATAGGAAAAAGATTAAAGCTTGGAAATAAATTACTGATTTGCGGCAATGGTGGGTCTGCTGCAGATAGTCAGCATTTTGCTGCAGAAGTAGTTGGAAGATTCGAAAAAGAAAGAAAAGGTTTTTCTGCAATAGCATTGACAACAGATACTTCTGCGTTAACAGCCATAGGAAATGATTACGGATTTGATAAAGTTTTTTCAAGACAAGTTGAAGCTCTTGGTCAAAAAGGAGATATATTAATTGGAATTTCTACAAGTGGAAACTCTAATAATGTGATAGAAGCTGTCAAGGTTGCAAAAGGTCTTGGAATTTTTACAGTTGGTTTGCTTGGTAAAGACGGTGGACAGCTAAAAGACTTAGTAGATAAAGCATTTATAGTAAGGTCTAACAACACAGCAAGGATACAGGAGGTTCATATTACTTTCATCCATGCAATTTGTAGAGTTTTAGATTTATACTTAACAGGTAAGATAGAAGAATAAATGAGAGCAAGACTACTTTAAATTTCCTCAATTTCTTACAACGACATCCTGCCAGTTTGAAGCTGGACCAACCTTCTACTATCCTATCCAATATTCCATCAAATCATTAATGCTTTAAATAGGAACAATCTCTTATAGAAAGCTTTCCAAGGATGGAAAACAATAATTATTCTTAAAGTTTAAAAACTGCTGATGCCATCCCAAAATCCATACTGTCATTCTACAGCCGTCAAAAAATCTCTGCCTTTTTAACTAACACTTATCTACTCTTCTTGCTTTTTAAAGAAATAGGTCCAGTGGCTTTACAGCTTCAGGATGAGACACGTAAAGGTAAACTTACTTAAATCTTAGCCTCTCTAAAATTTTAGTCCTGATATAAACAACATGTCTATGTGTTAAAATATTATTAAAATTTTCTTGGAGGAATTGATTGATTAAAGAAAGACTTTTTACACCCGGACCGGTACCACTTCCACCGCAAGTTATCAAAGCCTTAGGACAGCAAATAATCCACCATAGAACACAGGAATTTACTAACATATTTTTACAAACAAGAGAAAAACTTCAAAAACTATTAAATACACAAAGAGATGTTTTAATGTTTGCCTCTTCCGGAACAGGAGCAATGGAGGCATCTATCGTTAACTTTTTCGATGAAGGAGATAAAGTTTTAGTCATAAATGCCGGAAAGTTTGGGGAACGATGGAGAGACTTAGGAAATACATTTGGTTTAAATGTTATAGACTATCAAATCCAATGGGGTAAAACTTACGATAAAGAAGAGCTAAAAAAAATAGTAGAAAAAAATCCGGACATAAAAGGTATTTTGGTTCAGCATTCAGAAACATCAACAGCAACAGTCCATGACCTAAAATTTTTAGCACAGGTTAGTAATTCATTAGAAGACTGTTTATTGGTAGTTGACGGAATTACTTCTGTAGGTGTTTATAAAGTATATCCTGAAGAGATAGGGGTTGATATTCTTATAACAGGTAGTCAAAAAGCACTAATGCTTCCACCGGGCTTATCTGTCTTATACTACAGTGAAAAAGCAGAAAAAAGACTTGAAAGCAGTAAACTGCCAAAATATTACTTCTCTGTAAAAGCAGAAAGCAAAAAACAAGCAAAAGGACAAACAGCTTACACACCTGCTATAAATCTTATCATTGCTTTAAATGAAAGCTTAGATTTAATCTTAAATGAAGGTTTAGACAATTTAGAGAAAAGACATCACATACTTGCAGAGATGACAAGACAAGGATTACAAGAGATTGGATTAAAGCTTCTTTCAGAAAGTCCTTCAAACTCTGCAACTGCTGTATTTACACCGGAAGGTTTAGATGCTGATGTATTTAGAAAAGAGCTTTTAAAAATAGGAATAAGAGTTGCAGGTGGACAAGACCATCTAAAAGGAAAGATTTTTAGAGTGGCACATATGGGATACTTTGATTATCTTGACATAATAGAAGTTGTCGCAGCTGTGGAAATTACACTAAATAAAATGGGCTACAAAGTAGAGCTTGGAAAAGGTGTTAGAAAAGCACAGGAAGTTTATTTAAACAATATATAACAAGGAGCTAACAAAGTGGTAAGAATTATTTTTGTTAGACATGCAGAAAGTTTATGGAATCCAATAGGAAGATATCAAGGAAGATTAGACCCAGAGCTTAGCGAAAGAGGGCATAACCAAGCAAGATTGATAGCAAATGCTTTAAAAAAATACAATCCAACAGCTTTATACTCAAGTCCATTAAAAAGAACTTACCAAACAGCTGAGTATATAAGTAAAGAGTTAAACCTGCCAATCATCAAAAATGAAGATATTATAGAAATAGACCATGGAGATTGGTCTGGATTGTTGGTTGAAGAAGTAAAAGAAAAATATCCGGAGATGTTTAGACAATGGCTTTTTGAACCACATTTAGTCAAATTTCCAAACGGTGAATCTTTGGAAGATGTATTTAACAGAGTAAAAAAATTCTTAAAATATGCGTTAGAAAAGCATAAAAATGAAACGATTGTTGTCGTATCTCACACTGTACCAATTAGAGCAAGTCTTACAGCCGGATTAAATTTAGATATGGATAAGTTTTGGATTTTCGGATGCGATAATGCTTCTTACTCAATTTTAGATTACGACACAGTAAGACCTATACTCTACAAGCTTAACAATACTTACTATCTTGGAGAATACTTCATTCCAGCATTAGATGCACTTTAAAAAGAGAGGATTTAAGATTTGAAAATAGACCTACCAAAAGGTGTAAGAACTTTCAATCCAAAAGAAAGCTTTATCTTAAGCTGGATTGAAAAGAATATAGAAGATAATTTTAAGCTTTGGGGTTATGAAAAAGTAATACTTCCGCTTCTTGAATACTACGATGCACATAAAAACGTTTTAAATGAGGAAATACTTAAAAATACATTTAGATTAGTAGATAGATACGAAGGTGAAACCTTAATCCTTAGACCTGACTTTACAGTTCAGATTGCAAGATACATAGCATCCTTACAAGAAAAAGAATTTCCAATCAGACTTTACTACGCAGGGGATGTTTTTCGGTACGTAGTTCCAAAAGGTGACAATCTTTATGAAAAAAAACAGATAGGTGTAGAGCTGATAGGTGTTGATAAGATAGAAGCAGACGCAGAAATAATAGCCATTGCTATCTCATCTTTAAAAAAACTTTCCATAGAAGATTTTCAGATTGACGTAAACAACGTAAAGATATTTAAAGCAATTACGAAAATTCTAAGCCTTTCACAAGACCAAACAAAAGAGCTGTTTTTATATCTAAAAAATCGAGAAATCTATAATATTCAAGCATTTTTAAAAGATTTTGATGTAAATAACAAGATAAAAGATTTTATCTTAAACCTACCAAAATTAAACATAAAAGCTGATAAACTCAAAGAGTTGGCAGAGGAATATGAAGACATAGAAGAAATTTCAAATGCTTTAAAAGAATTGATAGTAATTTATGAAATACTTAAAGAATACCAGCTTGATGAGTACATAGTTTTTGACCTTTGTGAGCCAAGAGAGTTTAGCTACTATACTGGAATCGTTTTTGAAATCTTTATTAAAGACTTTCCAAAGATTGTTGGATACGGCGGAAGATATGATAATCTTTTAAGCAATTATAACGGCAATCATCCAGCCACGGGTTTTGCTTTTGATTTATTAGCTATTTATGACTATATCACAAAGACAACGGAAATAAAAAATGAAAAAGACTTTTACATAATTGACACAACGGAAGATAAAAAACTTGCCTATAATATAGCTAAAAATTTAAGAACAAAAGGATACACAGTAGCAAGGGATATAATAAAAAGAGATATTGATTTATCAATAGATTTTGCCTTTAGAAATGGATACAAAAACGTAATTTTAATTACAGTTGAAAATTCAGAAAAAAAGGTATATATTTTAAAGGACAAAAATAAAAAAGAAGAAACAAGCTTAGAGGAAATTCTTAAGTAAAGACGGGGGAAATAATAAAGTTCGTCTGTATTTAAGAATTGCCATATAGTACCAAAAGGTACTAAATATTTTTTTAAGGAGTTTTAGTATGGAAGTAGGAGACAGAAAGGTAGTTTCTTTTGAGTACACACTCAAAGACAAAGAAACCGGAGAAGTGATTGATGCAAGCGCAGGACAACCTCTAACGTTTTTAACTGGTGTAGGAGAGATAATCCCAGGTCTTGAAAGCAGAATGTATGGCATGAAAGAGGGAGAAAAAAGAACGATTGAAGTTCCGGCAGAAGAAGCTTATGGTCCATCAGACCCTAACCTAATCCAAAAAGTTCCAAGAGAATACTTCCAAGGTATTCAACTTGAGAGAGGTTTGCCACTTCAAGCTCAAACACCGGAAGGTCAAATCATCAATATGGTAGTTGTAGATTTTGATGATAACACTGTTACTGTAGATTTAAACCACCCATTAGCCGGAAGAGACCTTGTATTTGAAATAGAAGTTGTTAATGTAAGAGAAGCAACACCTGATGAAATTTTACATGGACACGCTCACGGAGCAGGTGGTCATCATCACTAAAATTAAATAAGTGAGAAAGTGAGAAGTATTTAATATCTCAGCTCGAAGGTGTTCTAATTTTGTCATCCTGAGGACGTAAGTCCGAAGGATCTCTTTTTTGATTTTTTAATTGAAAAGAAAGGAAGAGATTCTTCGCTTCGCTCAGAATGACATCTTTGAGGTCAGGATTCTTCGCTGGCTGCAGAATGAAGATGTTGATTTTTGCAAGTAGTCTCACTATTAAAGAATTAAGAAAGTGAGAAAATAGAAGCATTTAACTTCTTATATCTCACCACCACCTTCTTAACTATAACTTTTCCACCAACTTTAAATCTATCCTTTTAGTATCTTCATCAACTTTTACGATTTCGACTAAAACTTTATCTCCAAGTCTAAACTTCATCTTATCACCTATAAGCTGATGGTTTTTTTCATCGTATTTGAATTTACCGGGCAGAGAATCTATTGGAACTAAACCATCAATTATATATCTTTCTATTTCTATGAATAAACCAAAAGCCATAACGCCTGTAATGATACCTTCAAAATTTTCTCCAACTTTATCTTTGAGAATTCTTAATTTTAAGATGTCTAAGGCATCTCTTTCTGCATCATCTGCCACCCTTTCTCTTTCTGAGCATTGTTTTGCAATTATATCTAACTTCTTAGGCAATTCTTCCATATCTTTCTTTGTAAATTTCTTTTTGATTGCTTTTTTAAGAAGTCTATGAACCCATACGTCAGCATATCTTCGTATCGGAGATGTAAAATGAGTATAACATTCTGAAGCAAGGCCAAAGTGTCCTATATTTTCTGGTGAGTATCTTGCCTGCTTCATCGTTCTTAGAGCTAAGAATCTAACTAATGACTCTTCCGGAGTTCCCACTGCCATTTCTATAATTTTTTGAATAAATTTAGAGTCTACATCTTTTTTAGGATACTCTACTTTGTAGCCAAGACTTGCCATTAAATCTACAAATGCCATAACTTTTTCTAATTTTGGTTTTTCGTGGACTCTATAGATAAATGGATATCCGTTTTTTTCCATATGTTTAGCGACTGTTTCGTTTGCTATTATCATAAACTCTTCTATAATTCTGTGGGCTAAATGTCTTTCGTAAGGTACAACATCATAAGGATTACCGTATTGGTCAAACAGTATTTGAGACTCTGGCATGTCAAAGTCTATACTTCCTCTTTTTTCTTTGGCTTTCATTAAAATTTCTGCAAGCTCTTTCATATGTTTAAGTGGTTTAACTAAGTATGGAAAGGCTTTTTCAAGTTCTGGCTGTCCAAGGATTATTCCAAGTGCTTGGTCGTATGTAAGCTTTGCTTTACTTTCTATAACGCTTTCGTATATATCATACTCAACCACGTTTCCTTTTTTGTCTATAAGCATCTCGCATGTGAATGCATACCTTTTTTCACGAGGTTTTAAACTACAAAGCTGGCTTGCAAGTCTTTCCGGTAGCATATGAAGGGCTCTTTCCGGAAGGTAGTAGGTATTTCCTCTTTGGAATGCTTCTTTATCTATGGCAGAACCTTCTTTAACGTAGTGGGAGACATCAGCAATGTGAACATATAGTCTATATTTGTCTCCTTCTTTTTCTATCGCTACTGCGTCGTCATGGTCTCTTGCACTTTCCGGGTCTATGGTAAAACATATCTGTTTTGTTAGGTCTTTTCTATTTTTTGTAATTTTTACAACAGAAGGCAGTTTTTCTGCTTCTTTTATAGCTTCTGGAGAATGGGTAAGTGGTAAGTCATACTTTCTTGCTACTATTTCTGCGACAGTTTGGGTGTTTTTGACTTTTCCAAGGTCTTTTATTATTCTTCCTTTTGCTTCTACTTTTGGCTCTGGATATCTTAAAATTTCAACTACTACGTAGTTATCAAGTTCATATTTTTTTGCTTCTTTTTTATCTACGTATATTTTATGCGGTATTACAAAGTCAAGCAGATAGACAAAATATCTATTGCCTTCTTGTTTTAATTTTCCAACGGCTGTTTTTACTCTTCTTTCTAAGACTTTTACAATTTTTGCCTCTTTTTTTCCTCTATAAATCTTTTCTTCTGCTAAGACAATATCTCCATCAAACAAATATCTCATTTCTATAGGTGGAATAAAAAGGTCTGGCTCTCCATCTTCTCTGATTAAAAATCCAAAACCACTTTCGTGTGCTTCTACTTTTCCTTTTATAAGATTTTCTTTTTCTTGAATTTCTCTTTTTAAGATATAGCCACCATTTTTATAAAGGACAATTTTATTTTTTTGAAGTTTTCTAAGCAATCTTCTTACTAATTTTTTATCTTCTTTTTTGTCTAAATTAAAGGCTTTTAAAATTTGTTTGAGATATACAGGTTTTTTTTGATTTTTAAGAAAATCTACGATGGCGGCTTGTGTTATTTCCACTTACTTCTCCCCCAAAATTTTTTCTAAAATATTTACTGCTAAATCTATATCATCTTTTTGAATTATCAACGGTGGAACAAATCTTAGCGTATTTTTTCCTGCTGTTCCAATTATCAATCCATTTTCTAATGCTTTTTTCATTATCTCTTTTGCCGAAATTTCTTCTGGTAAATCTACACCTATCATAAGACCTAACCCTTTTACCAGATAACCAAAAGTTTTTAATCTCTCTTTTAAATACTCTCCATTTTCAATAACTTTATCCAAAAATCCATCAGATAATATCTCTTCTAACACAACCTTAGCAGCGGCTGTTGCTAAATAGTTTCCGCCAAAGGTTGATGCATGGGTACCCGGAACAAATGATTTTGCTATTTCATCTTTTGCAATGATGGCACCTATAGGAACGCCTCCACCAAGACCTTTTGCTAAGGATATTATATCCGGCTCTATATCGTAATGTTGGTATGCAAAAAGTTTTCCTGTCCTTCCTATTCCTGTTTGAACCTCATCTACTGTAAACAATATTCCATTTTCTCTGCATATAGAGTAAAGCTCTTTTATAAACTCTTTGTCTGCCGGATTTACTCCACCCTCTCCTTGAATAAGTTCTATTAATATTGCTGCTGTTTTATCGTTTATTAATTGTTTTACAGAGTCTATATCGTTAAACTTTGCATGTTTAAACCCTTCTGGAAGCGGCTGGAATCCTTCTTGGTATTTTGGCTGAGCTGTTGCTGTAATCGTTGCCAAAGTTCTTCCGTGAAAGCTTCCTTCAAAAGTGATTATCTCATATCTGTTTTCTTTTTTATCGTAAAAGTATTTTCTGATGAGTTTTATAAGTGCTTCGTTTGCTTCGGCTCCTGAATTACAGAAAAAAACTTTATCACCGCAGGAATTTTCAACTAAAATTTTTGCCACTTCATACTGTGGCTTAACGTAAAAAAGGTTTGATATATGAATTATTTCTTTTGCTTGTCTACAGATGCTTTCAGTCAATTTTGGATGGTTATATCCAAGCTGATTCACCGCAATACCTGACAGCATATCAAGATATTTTTTACCATCTTCATCATACAAATAACATCCTTCACCTTTTACAAAAGAGTAAGGAAGTCTTGCATAATTTGGAAATAAATATTTATCTGCTTCTTTAAAGTTCATTCTTATTTTAGACCTCCATTAACTCGTTAATACTTTTAGCCAAAACAGCTTTCATTAAAAATTCGTTTAAAAAATTTACATCATCAGAAGAGGATATTAATTTTTCTACATCTTCCGGAACTTGTCCAAATTTAGCTTGGATTATTCTTTTTATATCATCACGTTTTGCTTCTAATAGGCCTTGTTGTAAGCCTTGTTGTAAGCCTTGTTGTAGACCTTGTTGTAAACCTTGTTGTAAGCCTTGTTGTAGACCTTGCTGTAGACCTTGTTGTAAGCCTTCTTGCATTGCTTGTTTTTTTGCTAATTTTACTAAATCACCTACGTATGGAAAGTTTTCTACTATTTCTGCATCTAAGGATACTGTGATTGGCATTTTTACTTCCTCCTTTAGGACTTTTTCAAAATCTTTTATTAAGTTATCTCTTAGTCCTAAAATGGTCAATATCTTTGTTATCCAATCGGCTCTTTCCTTTTCTCCTAAGCTGTTTAGTTTTTCTGCTATTTTTTTAAATAGCCTTTCTCTATCTTTTACATTACATAGTGTGGCTATGGCTAAGTCTTCTATTTTGTCGCTGTTTAGAAAAATTTCACAAGGTATATCTCTGATGTCTATCAGTCTATAGTTGTACTGTATATTATAATCAATGATTTGAGTAATCATCTTTGGTTTGTCTTTGCCGATGTATATCACTATTTGGCGTATGCTTTTGTCCGGGTATGTTTCTTTTATTGCGTGATAGTAGCCAAGCATTCTAATAGGCATGGTTTTATCGTTTGTACTTTGAAATTCAATGTGTAGCAAGCTGTCATCTTCAAGTTTTAGAAGTAAATCTGCTATTCTTTCTGCTGTTTTTGGAAAGATAGGGTTTAGTATTTCTACATAGCTGCGAAATCCTAAAATCTTTATTAGCTTATCTGATATGCTTTTAAAAATATCTCTTATTGTTATGTCATACTTTTGTTTTGTCATTATAGCCCTTGCTTGTTTTTATAAGCTGCTTCAACAAATGAAACAAAAAGCGGATGGGGTGCAAATGGTTTGCTTTTAAACTCCGGATGGAACTGACAAGCAATAAACCATTTATGGGATGGAAGCTCTATTATCTCCGGTAGGTTTTTAGCCTTGTAAATACCTGAAACAACAAGACCTTTTTCTTCCAAGATTGGTACATACTTTGGATTAAATTCATATCTATGTCTGTGTCTCTCGTAGATTTCTTCCTGCTTGTAGATTTCATAAGCTTTTGTTCCTTTTTTTATATGACATTTATAAGCTCCAAGTCTCATAGTTCCGCCTTTTTTATCTACATGCTTTTGGTCTGGCATAATGTCTATTACTGGGTGTGGTGTAAATGGGTTAAACTCTGTTGAATTGGCACCTTCAAGCCCTGCTACACTTCTCGCAAATTCAATAACGGCAATCTGCATACCAAGACATATTCCAAAGTATGGGATGTTGTTTTCTCTTGCATATTTGGCTGTTAATATTTTACCTTCTATGCCTCTATCTCCAAATCCACCTGGTACAAGAATTCCATCTAAACCTTTTAAAACTTCTTGGCAATTTTCTTGATTTATCTTTTCAGAGTTTATCCAATGGATATTTACTTTTACTTTGTTGGGTATTTGAGCATGTATTAACGCTTCATGAATGCTTTTGTATGCATCTTTTAGTTCTACATATTTTCCAACTATTCCTATATCAACAGTTTCTTCAAGCTTTGATAAAACGTTAACAATCTTTTTCCACTTTGATAAGTCTGGTTCTTTGTATTCAAGGTTTAAATGCTTTGCTATTGCTCTATCAAGCCCTTCTTTTTTAAAGTAAAGCGGTATTTCATAAATTATATTCAGGTCTGGTGCAGAAAATACTGAATCTTCATCAACGTTTGTAAATAGTGATAACTTTCTCTTTATTTCTTTTGGAAGTGGTGTTTCAGCTCTGCCAATTAGTATATCCGGCTGGATACCTATCGCTCTAAGCTCTTTTACTGAGTGTTGACTTGGCTTTGTTTTTAATTCTCCTGCTGCTTTGATATAAGGAACGTATGTCAAATGAATATAAATAACATCCTCTTTTTTGTTTTCTATTCCCATTTGTCTTATGGCTTCTAAAAATGGTTGACTTTCAATATCTCCAACTGTACCACCAATCTCAACCAATGTAATATCATGATTTTCTGCTACTTTTTCAATTGATTTTTTTATTTCGTTTGTAAAGTGTGGAATTACTTGAACTGTTGCGCCAAGAAAAGCTCCTCTTCTTTCTTTTTCCAATAGATTAAAGTAAAGCCTTCCTGATGTTGTATTGTTATTTTTTGTCATAACTGCATTTGTAAATCTTTCATAGTGTCCTAAATCAAGGTCTGTTTCTGCTCCATCTTCTGTGACAAAAACCTCCCCATGTTGATATGGATTCATTGTACCCGGGTCTATGTTTAGATATGGGTCTAATTTCATCAATGTAATTTTGTATCCCATAGATTCTAAGATTGAACCTATGGCAGCAGAAGTCACTCCTTTACCAAGGGAAGATAAAACTCCGCCTGTTATGAATATATACTTCTTCAATCTATCACCTCTTTTTATAGTTTTATTTTTCCTTTGAAAGACTTTTCTATTTCTCTCTTCAAGTCTTTTTCTTTCATCGCTTCTCTTTTTTCATGCTTAACTTTCCCTTTTGCAAGGGCTATTTCAACTTTCGCTTTTCCATTTTTAAAGTAAACTCTAAGTGGAACGATTGTTAACCCTTTTTCCTTGACTTTTCCCATAAGCTTTAAAATCTCTTTTTTATGAAGAAGTAATTTTCTTTTTCTTGTTGGGTCATGGCCAAATTTTGCCGCCGGTTTGTATGGAGCAATATAGCAGTTATACAGCCATGCTTCTCCGTCTTCAATCATAACAAAGCTGTCTTTTAAATTACACGCTCCTTCTCTTAAAGATTTCACTTCTGATCCTGTTAACACTATACCTGCTTCATACTTTTCAAGTATCGTATAGTCATGAAAGGCTTTTTTATTTGTTGCAACCACTTTTTCTGACATATTCTCACCTTCAAAACATTTTTAACCACTCATTTTATTACCGCTAAAATCTCTTTTACCTTTTCTCTTGACTTACAAGATATTGTCCTTCTTACATCTAAAATCTCAAAATCTTCAAAGTGGTCTATTATAAGATTGTTATAATGATTGCTTAATACCGACGGAATCCCCTTTTTTGCCAAATCTTTTAAAATTTGAATGAGCTTCAGCTGGTCTAAGATTGTAAATTTTTCTTGATAATACTGGGTAAAGTTTGAAGTCTTTGAAATAGGTATGTAAGGCGGGTCGCAGTATATCACATCTCCATAAAAAACATCTTTTAAAGTTTCTTCATAGTTTGAAGTTCTTAACTCTACATCAGCAGTTTTAAGCTTGTTATAAAAAAACTGCATTTCTTCTTCAGGAAAATAAGGCTTCTGGTATCTTCCAAAAGGTGTGTTAAACTCTCCTCTTTGATTGTATCTAATCAGTCCATTATAACAATGCCTATTTAGATATACAAATAATGCAGACTTTAAAACTTTGTCGTTTGTAGTGTTAAATACATCCCTTAGCTCCATGTATCTTTCTTTTGTGTTGTTTTCTGGCGTAAAAAACGTTTTTGTAAAGCTTATAAAATCTTTGCCATAATCTCCCAATGTACGATAAAGGTTTATCAGGTCTTCATTAATGTCTGCAAGTAGATAAGATTTATAATCAGTGTTAAGAAAAACAGCGCCAGAGCCTACAAATGGCTCTATAAGTCTGTTGCCGACCGGTAAAAGCTTTTTTATATCTTCTACAATCTTATATTTATTGCCTGCCCACTTTAAAAAAGGTCTCATCTACTGCCTTCTAACCGAAATTTCTTTTACAGTATCAACT of Sulfurihydrogenibium sp. contains these proteins:
- the smpB gene encoding SsrA-binding protein SmpB — protein: MSEKVVATNKKAFHDYTILEKYEAGIVLTGSEVKSLREGACNLKDSFVMIEDGEAWLYNCYIAPYKPAAKFGHDPTRKRKLLLHKKEILKLMGKVKEKGLTIVPLRVYFKNGKAKVEIALAKGKVKHEKREAMKEKDLKREIEKSFKGKIKL
- a CDS encoding Dam family site-specific DNA-(adenine-N6)-methyltransferase; this encodes MRPFLKWAGNKYKIVEDIKKLLPVGNRLIEPFVGSGAVFLNTDYKSYLLADINEDLINLYRTLGDYGKDFISFTKTFFTPENNTKERYMELRDVFNTTNDKVLKSALFVYLNRHCYNGLIRYNQRGEFNTPFGRYQKPYFPEEEMQFFYNKLKTADVELRTSNYEETLKDVFYGDVIYCDPPYIPISKTSNFTQYYQEKFTILDQLKLIQILKDLAKKGIPSVLSNHYNNLIIDHFEDFEILDVRRTISCKSREKVKEILAVIK